Part of the Elusimicrobiota bacterium genome is shown below.
CGCATTCTTTAAGGAACATGTCCTGAAAAACACCGACTTCGCGCCGGAAGTCCTCAGCCTGCCGGGCACCGCGGCGGTCATCAACGCCGTAAGCAAAGATAAACGCGCCATCGGTTACGGCGGCATCGCCTACTCCAGAGGAACCAAAGTGCTCAAAGTCAGCCGCACCGCTCAAGGCCCGGCGGTGGAACCCTCCGAGGCAAATGTTGACAACGGCAAATATCCCCTTTCCCGCTCGCTTTTTTTCTACACCGCGGGCCAGCCGGGAGGCTCCGTCAAAGCATTCATTGATTGGGTTCTAGGGAAAGACGGCCAGAAGATCTGCGCGCAGGTGGGGTATTTCCCACTCGTGAAAAGGGGCCGATAGGATGGCTAAGCGGTCAGGTCGCCGGAGATGGGAAGCCCTCGTCGAGGGTGTCATCTACCTCAGCGCCCTGACCGCCATCGTGGCTCTTTTCCTGATCTTTGTTTTTATCGGCAAGGAAGCACTCCCCATCCTGACGTCACCGGAGATCCAGGAAGAAGCCAACCTTTCCAAGCTTTTCCTGCTCCAGGACGGACGGTTTTCATGGCAACCCGTCTCTGTGATTCCAAAATATTCACTGCTACCCCTCTTTGTCGGGACCCTCAAGGCCACGGCCGTGGCGATGCTTTTTGCGATCCCCCTGGCTTTAGGCGCAGCGCTTTTCAGCTCGGAATTCGCCCCCTCCTGGATGAAGGAGCTGATCAAGCCGGTGATCGAGCTCTTGGCCGGGATCCCATCGGTGGTGCTTGGATTTTTCGCGCTGATGGTCATGGCGACCTACGTCCAGGAGGCTTTTGGCATGGTCTACCGGTTGAATGCGATCAACGCCGGGATCGCTCTGGGACTGGCTGTCATTCCAATCGTCTATACCGTCGCTGACGACGCTCTAACGGCCGTGCCGCGAAGCTACCGCGAAGCCTCTATCGCCATGGGAGCATCCTCCTGGCAAACAGCCGCCCGGGTGGTTTTCCCAGCGGCTCTTCCGGGAATCCTGGCCGCTTGCGTGCTGGGGTTCGGGCGCGCGATCGGGGAAACAATGATCGTTCTCATGGCATCCGGAAACGCGCCGGTTTACAGCTTGGCGCTGGACAAACCGATTCGGACGCTTTCCGCTACGGTGGCGGCTGAACTGGGAGAAGTGGTTGTGGGAAGCGCCCACTATCATGTCCTTTTCTTTGTGGGGATATGCCTGTTCATTTTCACCTTTGTTTTAAATCTTTTCGGACATTGGTTTGTGAACCGCCTGCAGCAGAAAGTGCTGGGGTCCAAATGATCGGATCTTTCTTTATCGGCCTGACCGGCGCCTGTTGTCTGGTGATCATCGCGATGACGGTTCTGATCCTCGGCAATATTGCCTATCACGGATGGACGGCACTCAGCTGGCAATTTCTGACACATGCCCCCGAGCAGGGAATGACGGCCGGCGGCATTTTCCCCGCGATTTTCGGGACGTTATTTCTGGTTCTCCTGATGACGCTGGCGGTGATCCCGCTCGGGGTTCTGACCGCCATTTACCTCCACGAATATGCCCCACCCAAGTCGCGCTTCGTTCATGTCTTGCGCCTGGCCATCCAGAATCTGGCTGGGGTACCGGCGATCGTGTTCGGCCTCTTCGGTCTGGGTTTCTTTATCAGCTTTATGGGCCGGGGGATCGACCGCTTCTTTTTTCCAGGGCAACTTGTCTGGGGACAACCCGCCATCCTCTGGGCCGCGCTGACGATGGCGCTGCTGACACTGCCGACGGTGGTTGTGGCCACGGAAGAGGCCTTGAGGGCGATCCCGGAGGCCTACCGGGAAGTGGCCTATTCCCTCGGGGCCACCCGGGTCCAGATGATCCAGAAGATCGTGCTTCCGCAAGCCATCGGAGGGATTCTCACCGGAGGGATACTGGCCATCAGCCGGGGAGCCGGCGAAGTGGCTCCCATCCTGTTTACGGGCGCGGCGTACTACCTTCCCTATCTTCCCCGGAAGTTGAACGACCAGTTCATGGAAATGGGCTATCACATTTACGTCCTGGCGACTCAGTCGCCAGACGTCGAAGCCACAAAACCCATTCTGTATGCCACGGTCTTTGTTCTCCTGGCACTCACCTTTTCTCTGAATTTCACCGCGGTCTGGATCCGTTCTAAGATCCGGCGAAAACTGAGGGCATCCCGGTGACGACTCCTCTGTTACAAATCCGGCAGCTCGCCGTGCACTTCAACGGAGCGCCGATCCTTCAGCCCCTGTCCCTGGATTTGCAGGCGGGTGAGATCCTGGCCGTGATCGGTCCAGCCAACAGCGGCAAAACAACGTTCTTGAGGGCGCTCAACCGCATGGCCGACCTGGACCGGGAGCTCCGTGTCACGGGCGAGGTGCACTTGAACGGGAAGCCGGTCTTCGGACCCGATGCGGACGTGGTGGATATTCGCCGGCGAATCGGCATTGTGTTTTCGGTTCCTATTCCCTTGCCGATGTCGATTTACGACAACCTCGTCTTCGGACTCAAACTCCACGGCATCACAGAATCGAAGGAGATCCGGAAACGTGTTGAGGAGAGTCTGCAAGCCTCTTACCTCTGGGAAGAGGTGAAAGACCGGCTCGATCTGCAGGCGGTCAACCTTTCCGGCGGCCAGCAGCAGCGCCTGTGTCTGGCGCGCACGCTGATGGTTCAGCCCGAAGTCCTGCTGCTGGACGAACCCTGCTCAGGGCTGGACCCTATTTCAACGGCTAAAATTGAAGAAGCCCTCTCCGAGCTTAAAAAACAAATCGGGGTGATTCTCGTCACCAACAATGTGAAGCAAGCCTCCCGCGTCTCCGACCGGACCCTGTTCCTCCTGATGGGAGAACAGGTGGAAGTAGGGCCGACGACTGTTCTTTTCACCACCCCGCGCGATGAGCGGACAGAAGCCTACATTACGGGGAGGTTCGGATGACTGAGGTGAAACTGG
Proteins encoded:
- a CDS encoding phosphate ABC transporter substrate-binding protein; protein product: QASRPMKSEEKAAVQTRQGKQVIEIPVALDGVSVYVDGKNPIEKISMDQLKAIYMGSLTKWEELGVPLGPIVVYGRENNSGTYAFFKEHVLKNTDFAPEVLSLPGTAAVINAVSKDKRAIGYGGIAYSRGTKVLKVSRTAQGPAVEPSEANVDNGKYPLSRSLFFYTAGQPGGSVKAFIDWVLGKDGQKICAQVGYFPLVKRGR
- the pstC gene encoding phosphate ABC transporter permease subunit PstC — translated: MAKRSGRRRWEALVEGVIYLSALTAIVALFLIFVFIGKEALPILTSPEIQEEANLSKLFLLQDGRFSWQPVSVIPKYSLLPLFVGTLKATAVAMLFAIPLALGAALFSSEFAPSWMKELIKPVIELLAGIPSVVLGFFALMVMATYVQEAFGMVYRLNAINAGIALGLAVIPIVYTVADDALTAVPRSYREASIAMGASSWQTAARVVFPAALPGILAACVLGFGRAIGETMIVLMASGNAPVYSLALDKPIRTLSATVAAELGEVVVGSAHYHVLFFVGICLFIFTFVLNLFGHWFVNRLQQKVLGSK
- the pstA gene encoding phosphate ABC transporter permease PstA, with translation MIGSFFIGLTGACCLVIIAMTVLILGNIAYHGWTALSWQFLTHAPEQGMTAGGIFPAIFGTLFLVLLMTLAVIPLGVLTAIYLHEYAPPKSRFVHVLRLAIQNLAGVPAIVFGLFGLGFFISFMGRGIDRFFFPGQLVWGQPAILWAALTMALLTLPTVVVATEEALRAIPEAYREVAYSLGATRVQMIQKIVLPQAIGGILTGGILAISRGAGEVAPILFTGAAYYLPYLPRKLNDQFMEMGYHIYVLATQSPDVEATKPILYATVFVLLALTFSLNFTAVWIRSKIRRKLRASR
- a CDS encoding phosphate ABC transporter ATP-binding protein, with amino-acid sequence MTTPLLQIRQLAVHFNGAPILQPLSLDLQAGEILAVIGPANSGKTTFLRALNRMADLDRELRVTGEVHLNGKPVFGPDADVVDIRRRIGIVFSVPIPLPMSIYDNLVFGLKLHGITESKEIRKRVEESLQASYLWEEVKDRLDLQAVNLSGGQQQRLCLARTLMVQPEVLLLDEPCSGLDPISTAKIEEALSELKKQIGVILVTNNVKQASRVSDRTLFLLMGEQVEVGPTTVLFTTPRDERTEAYITGRFG